From SAR324 cluster bacterium, the proteins below share one genomic window:
- the alr gene encoding alanine racemase — MNSSAVHSLAFTANSNSETATSPHKSSRENVANFPDPSRPAWIEVDFVALAHNLTEIQKKVAPAKVMAVVKANAYGHGLVPVARFYEQSAVDMLGVALLEEALLLRENGIACPILVFGGLLESQVPHFLLRQIDITVSSLSKLEQVERWALHLGCKARIHIKLDTGMGRIGTRASSALPMIEAALLSKNCQLIGIFSHFACADDPHDKMTALQLERFEEGIGHFKKLGAPIPMRHLANSGAILHHPKSFFDMVRPGILLYGIQPDSKSQLQLELKRSLTLKAKTVFQKGMLKGQTVSYGATWTASKNTWISTLPIGYGDGFMRGLSSKAEVLYEGKRFPVVGKICMDQMMIESPEMCVPNDAEMTLIGRSEEEVITVEHLAAQAQTIPYEILTNLNSRLPRYYF; from the coding sequence TTGAACTCTTCTGCAGTGCACTCGTTGGCTTTTACAGCCAACTCAAACAGTGAGACAGCAACTTCTCCTCATAAATCCTCCCGTGAAAATGTTGCAAATTTCCCTGATCCTTCGAGGCCTGCTTGGATTGAAGTAGATTTTGTAGCTTTGGCACACAACCTCACAGAAATTCAAAAAAAGGTTGCACCAGCTAAGGTGATGGCTGTCGTCAAAGCAAATGCCTATGGACATGGGTTGGTTCCAGTAGCACGCTTTTATGAACAATCTGCTGTTGATATGTTAGGTGTAGCTTTGCTGGAGGAAGCACTTCTTTTAAGAGAGAACGGAATAGCTTGCCCGATCCTTGTCTTCGGAGGGTTACTAGAGAGTCAAGTTCCTCATTTTCTGCTCCGTCAAATTGATATTACCGTTTCTTCACTCTCTAAATTGGAGCAGGTGGAAAGATGGGCGCTGCATTTGGGCTGCAAAGCAAGAATTCACATAAAATTAGATACTGGGATGGGTCGGATTGGAACTCGAGCTAGTTCAGCTCTACCGATGATTGAAGCAGCACTACTGAGTAAAAATTGTCAACTGATTGGAATATTTTCGCATTTTGCTTGTGCAGATGATCCACATGACAAGATGACTGCTCTTCAACTAGAGCGATTTGAAGAGGGCATTGGACACTTTAAAAAGTTGGGTGCGCCAATACCGATGCGGCATCTAGCGAATTCTGGAGCAATTCTCCATCACCCAAAAAGTTTTTTCGATATGGTGAGACCAGGCATTCTTCTATATGGAATCCAACCAGATTCTAAAAGCCAACTACAGTTAGAACTTAAACGCAGTTTGACCCTCAAAGCAAAAACTGTCTTTCAAAAGGGAATGTTGAAGGGGCAAACTGTTAGCTATGGTGCGACCTGGACGGCTTCAAAGAATACATGGATCAGTACTCTTCCAATCGGATACGGGGATGGCTTTATGAGAGGTTTGTCCAGTAAAGCTGAAGTGCTTTATGAAGGGAAGAGATTTCCAGTAGTTGGTAAAATTTGTATGGATCAGATGATGATTGAAAGTCCTGAGATGTGTGTTCCAAATGATGCCGAGATGACTCTGATTGGGAGGAGTGAAGAAGAGGTGATCACTGTGGAGCATTTAGCTGCACAAGCCCAAACCATTCCATATGAGATTCTAACTAACTTGAATTCCCGCCTACCAAGATACTACTTCTAG